A part of Prolixibacteraceae bacterium genomic DNA contains:
- a CDS encoding response regulator — translation MDEGLGSNYVFKVVQDTNELIWLGTKNGIERYDGNHFKYYYLEPNRERINDLCIDMNENIWVGSNQGLYLYDSKKDRFIKIENKRLDNSPPHLIYPHSKQILVLITSKKIILYNIHTHKIQRVIEKQFEVHSITSYNKHQILLATDKGVYQMDIKNNIDLLMPLDSCKQIKNTICSYIFKDNNGRIWIASVEKGIYSYDLRQQKLTSHPNINNKIAPSSWVRKIIQQSTGDLLIGVDGSGVIALDTLGNVKDQYTHNEDIPMSINNNGIYDLMEDKQKRLWITTYGGGINLYDLNQNPFQIIKHQIREKNSLANNTAKSIFEDNIGQLWFGTKKGISIYQPCSKKWIHLNHKNRPLHISNNEILSITQISKDKVWIGSYGGGITEINIHTFSTRTPITSKTLKKNRATQYIFCIHKDLEQNVWIGSIRGMLICYSLKNQCIKTFPINSIKNIYQNDRKQLFLASGNGFYTLNLTTNDINHYTYKPNNHKQPNSPALSFYQASKNKIFIGTDGGGLNIFDPELQTFKYLTKKDGLPSLKIQCIIPEDSNKLWLSTTKGITCYNQREETFTNYDTSDGLISDAFNERAAYKLNNNEIIFGGNKGFIKFKPSHLKQNRRDINLIFTNLRIDNEICQRDQKHSPLKHNINTTKEITLAPNQNTFSLEFAGINFTNPTNTSYSWMLKGYDKHWHKRTTTNIASYTKVPPGIYSLLVKTSNIDHQWNSQTKTMIINILPYWWQTKIAYALYTVLLLFLIAIIINYYRIKIHEKSNQEKILFFTNIAHDIKTPLTLIKAPITALSKKNNITDDEKLLLDLSLKNTNKLISLFKQLLDFQKVTTFQEPLSVSHYNILEHIEQISQFFNPIIVEKGVDFQISHPKQQLYIWYDRNKMEQVFSNLLSNAFKYSHTNGKVVLEISEENNWSTIRLKDYGIGIPKKQQKYIFTRYYRASNAINSNISGSGIGLMLVKKIINTHHGIISFQSTINQGSTFTIKLPKGNKHFNGSSIFHDQNIELSSFQSTSKKIRDTLPSQKLLIVEDSKEIQVLLTSTLNESYDIDIANDGLEALQYIKEEEPDLIISDVMMPNMNGIELCSKLKGSIETCHIPIIILTALTSNEDEIESYKCGADSYIEKPFDIQILKSKISNLITSHQKLKEKFSSLNHKLKDIKQNNELDQIFMDKCSSIIHKHLDNPSFSVEILCKEIYMSRPVLYRKVKALTKYSPQDFIKRIRLNKAADLLCNSPLSISEIADQTGFSSPKYFSTAFRNVYKKTPSDYRNNH, via the coding sequence ATGGATGAAGGACTTGGTTCTAATTATGTGTTTAAAGTGGTGCAAGATACCAACGAACTTATATGGTTAGGAACAAAAAATGGTATTGAAAGATACGATGGAAACCACTTCAAGTACTACTACCTTGAGCCAAACAGAGAACGAATTAACGATCTATGCATTGACATGAATGAAAACATCTGGGTGGGAAGTAATCAAGGTCTTTATCTTTACGATAGTAAAAAGGATCGGTTTATAAAAATAGAGAATAAACGACTGGATAATTCTCCTCCTCATCTCATTTACCCTCACTCAAAACAGATTCTAGTCTTAATTACTTCAAAAAAAATTATTCTTTATAACATACACACCCATAAGATACAACGTGTCATAGAGAAACAATTTGAGGTCCATTCTATCACCTCGTATAATAAACACCAGATTCTTTTGGCGACAGACAAAGGAGTATACCAAATGGATATAAAGAATAATATAGATCTGTTGATGCCCTTAGATTCATGCAAACAGATCAAGAATACAATCTGTAGTTATATTTTTAAAGATAATAATGGTAGAATATGGATTGCATCAGTTGAAAAAGGCATTTATTCCTATGACCTCCGACAACAAAAGCTTACTTCTCATCCTAACATAAACAATAAAATTGCCCCATCCTCTTGGGTTCGTAAAATAATACAACAATCTACAGGTGATCTTCTAATTGGTGTAGATGGTTCAGGAGTCATAGCTTTAGACACTCTTGGAAATGTAAAAGACCAATACACACATAATGAAGATATCCCTATGTCTATTAATAATAATGGGATTTATGACTTGATGGAAGATAAACAAAAACGACTATGGATTACAACTTATGGAGGTGGAATTAATCTATATGATTTGAATCAGAACCCATTTCAAATTATCAAGCATCAAATTCGAGAGAAAAATTCATTAGCCAATAATACTGCAAAATCAATATTTGAAGATAACATTGGGCAACTATGGTTTGGAACAAAAAAAGGGATTAGTATATATCAACCTTGTTCTAAAAAGTGGATTCATCTAAATCATAAGAATAGACCTCTTCACATAAGTAACAACGAAATACTTTCCATCACCCAAATATCTAAAGATAAAGTATGGATTGGAAGTTACGGAGGAGGCATAACAGAAATTAACATTCATACTTTTTCAACACGAACCCCCATAACGTCAAAGACATTAAAGAAGAATCGAGCGACACAATATATTTTCTGCATACATAAAGACCTAGAACAAAATGTATGGATTGGATCTATCAGAGGAATGCTTATTTGTTACTCTCTAAAAAATCAATGTATTAAAACATTTCCGATAAACAGCATCAAAAACATCTATCAAAACGATAGAAAACAACTATTTCTTGCTAGTGGAAATGGATTCTACACTCTCAATCTGACCACAAACGACATTAACCATTATACATACAAACCGAACAACCACAAACAGCCAAATAGTCCAGCCCTAAGCTTTTATCAAGCAAGTAAAAACAAAATATTTATAGGAACAGATGGTGGTGGATTAAATATATTCGATCCTGAATTACAAACATTTAAATACTTAACAAAGAAAGATGGACTACCATCTCTAAAAATACAATGTATTATTCCAGAAGACAGTAATAAACTATGGTTAAGCACAACAAAAGGAATTACCTGCTATAATCAAAGAGAAGAGACCTTCACAAATTACGACACCTCTGATGGACTTATATCTGATGCATTCAATGAAAGGGCTGCATATAAGCTTAATAATAACGAAATAATATTTGGAGGAAATAAAGGATTTATAAAATTCAAACCATCGCACTTGAAACAGAATAGAAGGGATATAAACCTTATTTTTACGAACCTTCGCATCGACAACGAAATATGTCAAAGAGATCAAAAGCATAGTCCTCTTAAACACAATATCAATACGACAAAAGAGATCACACTTGCACCCAACCAAAACACATTCTCTCTTGAGTTTGCAGGTATTAATTTCACAAACCCAACAAATACATCCTACTCATGGATGTTAAAGGGCTATGACAAACATTGGCACAAAAGGACAACGACAAATATAGCATCCTATACAAAAGTACCTCCTGGCATTTACTCTCTACTTGTAAAAACTTCCAATATTGATCACCAATGGAATAGTCAAACCAAAACAATGATCATTAATATTTTACCTTATTGGTGGCAAACCAAAATAGCATATGCGCTATATACAGTTCTATTACTATTTTTAATTGCAATCATAATCAATTACTATCGAATCAAAATTCATGAAAAGAGTAATCAAGAAAAGATACTCTTCTTCACAAATATTGCCCATGATATTAAAACACCTCTAACCTTAATTAAAGCTCCGATTACTGCTCTATCTAAAAAAAATAATATAACAGACGACGAGAAATTACTTCTTGATCTATCTCTAAAAAACACCAATAAACTGATCTCATTGTTCAAACAACTTCTAGACTTCCAAAAAGTAACAACTTTTCAAGAACCACTCTCGGTCTCACACTATAATATCCTTGAACATATTGAACAGATATCCCAATTCTTCAATCCAATCATCGTAGAAAAAGGAGTTGATTTCCAGATTTCACACCCAAAACAGCAATTATATATATGGTATGATCGAAATAAAATGGAACAAGTCTTCTCCAACCTCTTATCCAATGCATTTAAATACTCACATACAAATGGTAAGGTCGTTTTAGAAATCTCAGAAGAGAACAACTGGTCCACCATTCGTTTAAAGGATTATGGAATAGGTATCCCAAAAAAACAGCAGAAATATATTTTTACGAGATATTACAGGGCATCCAATGCGATTAACTCAAACATTTCAGGAAGTGGTATCGGTCTCATGCTCGTAAAAAAAATTATTAACACTCATCATGGAATCATCTCCTTTCAAAGCACCATCAACCAAGGGTCCACTTTTACCATCAAACTTCCTAAAGGGAATAAACACTTTAATGGTTCCTCTATCTTTCATGACCAAAACATAGAACTCTCTTCATTTCAATCTACGAGTAAGAAGATAAGAGATACTCTTCCATCTCAAAAGCTCCTTATTGTTGAAGATAGCAAAGAGATACAGGTATTATTAACAAGTACTCTAAACGAATCTTACGATATCGATATTGCTAATGATGGACTTGAAGCGTTACAATATATAAAAGAGGAAGAGCCAGATCTAATAATATCAGATGTGATGATGCCCAACATGAATGGAATCGAGTTATGTTCTAAATTAAAGGGAAGTATCGAAACATGTCATATCCCTATAATTATTCTCACAGCACTCACATCAAACGAAGATGAAATTGAAAGTTATAAATGTGGAGCAGACAGCTATATCGAAAAACCATTTGATATCCAGATCCTTAAATCAAAAATATCCAATCTAATCACGTCTCATCAGAAACTAAAAGAGAAATTCTCCTCTCTCAATCATAAGCTTAAAGACATAAAACAAAACAATGAACTAGACCAAATCTTTATGGACAAATGCAGTTCAATAATCCATAAACATTTAGATAACCCATCTTTTTCTGTTGAAATATTATGCAAAGAGATATACATGAGTAGACCAGTACTATATCGAAAAGTTAAAGCATTAACCAAATATTCACCACAAGATTTCATTAAACGAATTCGTCTAAACAAGGCTGCAGATCTTCTCTGTAATAGCCCACTGTCTATATCAGAAATTGCAGATCAAACAGGCTTCTCTAGCCCCAAATACTTTAGTACTGCATTTAGGAATGTCTACAAAAAGACACCATCAGACTATCGTAACAATCATTGA
- a CDS encoding family 20 glycosylhydrolase — protein MTKKFKKHSIFFICIFIVAIPLLICCQRQDQNQINSILPQTSYQEVHSETVIIPDTITVSSNSALFMSGIKMGTSIIKNHTGNTCKKVKKDGFIKIIRQTKKAINKEGYELSVKQEGIVIKAKDNAGVLYAIQTLTQLINKSENKLSMTECYIKDDPQYAFRGFELDVCSHIYSIDDLKRLIEVMSHFKMNRLILTLGDPHGWRIEIKKRPKLTEICSMRDHIGFKQNQKHHMNKDNGKPYGGFYTQNKMHNLVRYAHQMNIQIIPKFTTSRQLCALRRAYPEITCKGTHNHICKTSPEALVFWDDVFSEMTNIFRNPYISIDNSERRFSTEGLCKRCINACDNSRKPYDQVAFQYMRELEKIANKYQRQIIGGNHLYKYSLNQNSIAQLKHGIEEAHHICDNGNRIIYSPRSYVFSKNESHDTLSTTRIGILSLEDVYNFNPFINNDDRGNDDRGNDILGISAILPTQNSPSFKYASIRTFPRLLAIAERGWSGYNNNNWESFNKRVQIANNYLRQKDFIVGYPSQDIRLKTTKSSEGELLLTMYNESNTPIWYTTNGENPTSESTRYTQPIKIKDSINIHCITKDKRGIPTPVKSKNIINHKAIHSKITYKHNYSMDRPNCFQSALIDGVCRNFQSIELDDFDFVIDLGEIQDINEIRTTWDAKPKKGEVIPAFVRYEVSNDGATFRNIYQVHFDLETQKKERKTVKCIPSNTSARYIHVIGKNRRQATYNTKKNLEYTWLRLDEVIVN, from the coding sequence ATGACGAAAAAATTTAAAAAGCACTCTATTTTTTTCATATGTATATTCATAGTAGCAATCCCCTTGCTTATATGTTGTCAAAGACAAGATCAAAATCAGATTAACTCTATCCTACCTCAAACTTCATACCAAGAAGTACATTCAGAAACTGTAATTATCCCCGATACAATTACAGTCTCTAGTAATAGTGCACTATTTATGAGTGGTATAAAGATGGGGACCTCCATCATAAAGAATCACACAGGAAATACCTGTAAAAAGGTTAAAAAAGATGGTTTCATTAAGATCATTCGCCAAACCAAGAAGGCCATAAATAAAGAAGGATACGAACTATCAGTTAAACAAGAGGGAATAGTAATCAAAGCAAAGGACAATGCAGGTGTTCTTTATGCAATACAAACGTTAACACAACTCATAAACAAATCCGAGAATAAACTATCGATGACTGAGTGTTATATCAAAGACGATCCTCAATATGCCTTCAGAGGTTTTGAGTTAGATGTATGCTCCCATATATATAGTATTGATGATCTTAAAAGACTTATTGAGGTCATGTCTCATTTTAAGATGAATCGTCTCATCCTAACTTTAGGAGATCCGCATGGATGGAGAATCGAAATAAAAAAACGTCCAAAGCTAACGGAAATATGCTCAATGAGAGATCATATCGGCTTTAAACAGAATCAAAAACACCATATGAACAAAGATAATGGTAAACCATATGGAGGCTTTTATACCCAAAATAAAATGCACAACCTGGTTCGTTATGCACACCAGATGAATATCCAAATTATCCCTAAATTTACCACCTCAAGACAACTATGTGCACTCCGAAGAGCATATCCTGAAATAACATGTAAAGGAACTCACAATCATATCTGTAAAACGTCCCCTGAGGCTTTGGTATTTTGGGATGATGTTTTCAGTGAAATGACTAATATTTTTCGTAATCCATATATTTCTATTGATAATAGTGAAAGAAGGTTTTCAACCGAAGGGCTGTGTAAAAGATGTATTAATGCATGCGATAACTCAAGAAAACCCTACGATCAAGTAGCATTTCAATACATGAGAGAACTTGAAAAAATTGCGAACAAATATCAAAGACAAATAATTGGAGGGAATCACCTATATAAATACTCTCTGAATCAAAACTCTATTGCACAATTAAAACATGGAATAGAGGAAGCACATCATATTTGCGACAATGGAAATAGAATCATATATAGTCCAAGAAGCTATGTTTTCTCTAAAAATGAGAGTCATGACACCCTAAGTACCACACGAATTGGAATTCTTTCATTGGAAGATGTATATAACTTCAACCCTTTTATCAATAATGATGATAGAGGTAATGATGATAGAGGTAATGATATATTAGGGATTTCTGCAATCCTTCCAACCCAAAATTCACCATCATTCAAGTATGCTTCCATTCGCACTTTTCCTCGCTTGCTAGCTATTGCGGAGCGTGGTTGGAGCGGATATAATAACAATAATTGGGAGTCTTTTAACAAACGAGTACAAATTGCGAATAACTATCTTAGACAAAAAGACTTTATTGTTGGATATCCATCACAAGATATTCGTCTGAAAACCACCAAATCTTCTGAAGGAGAACTCCTTTTAACTATGTACAATGAATCGAACACTCCAATATGGTATACAACCAATGGAGAGAATCCCACAAGTGAATCAACACGTTACACACAACCAATCAAAATAAAAGACTCTATCAACATCCACTGTATCACCAAAGACAAAAGAGGCATTCCAACTCCAGTAAAATCTAAGAATATTATTAATCACAAGGCTATTCATTCCAAAATAACATATAAACACAACTATTCAATGGATCGTCCAAACTGCTTTCAATCGGCACTTATTGATGGCGTATGTAGAAACTTCCAATCTATCGAACTTGACGATTTTGACTTCGTCATTGACTTAGGAGAAATTCAAGATATCAACGAAATAAGAACGACATGGGATGCCAAACCAAAGAAAGGAGAAGTTATTCCTGCTTTTGTAAGATATGAAGTCTCAAATGATGGAGCAACATTCAGAAATATCTATCAAGTACACTTTGATCTAGAGACACAAAAAAAGGAGAGAAAAACAGTGAAATGTATCCCGTCAAACACATCCGCTAGATACATACACGTGATAGGAAAAAATAGACGACAAGCTACATACAACACAAAAAAGAACCTTGAATACACTTGGCTTCGCCTAGATGAAGTAATTGTCAATTAA
- a CDS encoding cysteine desulfurase — translation MSKQNNKGRQVDLYHKPMVFFTFVITCKLKPIFSNMSQYIYLDYAASTPIDPKILEQLNTSMTEMYANPSNTESLKSNNLADQTSEAATQILKAFNTPLNDLIFTSGATESINTILKGLYNHPSNTKSKIITAQTEHSAVFEVCKELESYGLEIITLKNNRQGEVDLQELKEQIDTNTLAVVLMGVNNETGLIHPLEQIADLAHQKDALFICDTTQTVGKIETNYQLFDAFTISAHKIYGPKGIGALVFNKKLKIAPLIHGGGQQNHLRAGTLPTPLILALEQAITLAQDHVKERNQHVSHIQIHFETELQKIADIQVIANHANRSPYISNIRFLHIDFEALRLALRPYVAFSSGSACKAKVIDTSRVIKALNLDNTSPVHNLRFSFSHLTTINDIDKVISQIKAII, via the coding sequence ATGAGCAAACAGAATAATAAAGGAAGACAAGTCGATCTATATCATAAACCAATGGTTTTTTTTACATTTGTAATTACGTGTAAATTAAAACCAATCTTCAGTAATATGAGCCAATATATCTATCTCGACTATGCTGCTTCAACACCTATTGACCCTAAAATATTAGAGCAATTAAATACATCGATGACAGAGATGTATGCCAACCCTTCTAATACAGAAAGTCTCAAATCAAATAACCTCGCAGATCAAACATCAGAAGCTGCGACACAAATATTAAAAGCATTCAATACCCCGCTTAATGATTTAATTTTCACTAGTGGTGCCACCGAATCAATTAACACCATTCTAAAAGGACTATACAACCACCCAAGTAACACCAAATCAAAAATCATCACTGCACAGACAGAGCATAGTGCGGTATTCGAAGTGTGTAAAGAGTTAGAGAGCTATGGCCTAGAGATCATCACTCTAAAAAACAACAGACAAGGAGAAGTTGATCTACAAGAACTAAAAGAGCAGATAGACACAAACACACTTGCTGTAGTACTTATGGGGGTAAACAATGAGACGGGTCTCATTCACCCTCTTGAACAAATTGCAGATTTAGCCCATCAAAAAGACGCTCTATTTATTTGTGACACCACACAAACAGTGGGAAAAATAGAGACAAATTACCAACTATTCGATGCCTTTACCATTTCTGCGCATAAAATATATGGTCCCAAAGGTATTGGAGCACTAGTATTCAATAAGAAACTAAAAATAGCCCCACTCATTCATGGTGGAGGGCAACAAAATCATTTAAGAGCTGGCACACTTCCTACTCCATTGATTTTAGCATTAGAACAAGCCATTACCTTAGCTCAAGATCATGTCAAAGAACGAAACCAACATGTGTCCCATATCCAAATACATTTCGAAACAGAGCTACAAAAAATAGCCGACATACAAGTTATTGCCAATCATGCCAACCGTTCTCCTTACATATCTAATATTAGATTTCTACATATTGACTTTGAAGCCCTAAGACTTGCTCTAAGGCCATATGTTGCATTCTCCTCTGGCTCCGCTTGCAAAGCGAAAGTAATAGATACATCAAGAGTGATTAAAGCCTTAAATCTTGACAATACCTCTCCAGTACATAACCTACGATTTAGCTTCAGTCATCTCACAACAATAAATGATATTGATAAAGTAATATCACAAATCAAGGCAATCATTTAA
- a CDS encoding leucine-rich repeat domain-containing protein, protein MKREVLLVIMMFCSWIGWSANKIVRVTSGEWEYHLVEIDGVEGASLDLYKGTDVELEIPEDIDGHHVISLCHDGNVLAGLFDQNYKSVNNNIEKVSTLNAPYLKEIGPSAFQFCKHARFEVYMNDKIEYFGKKAFSGSSISEIDFPSSLKKLGDMCFESCDKLEYLESDLPEEVTVIPFCCFSGCSRFNARIEWIIHSRIEAIGQSAFSNCSKLIGVLSIPLSCKTIGDYAFSNCSKITGGLDLRHVTDLGGGAFSMCESLNGQLQLPLNITTIGERTFLNCSLLTGDLILKDEVLSVGYKAFKGCRSLGPKLQLSASLKKIEGNSFFGCLGFKGDLSIPEGVDEIKFGAFNSCSGFDGTLTIPSTVKIIGNSGFYRCSGLLSVEIKGSSLESVGDYAFSDCKKIVKGVDLPSSLINIGMAAFSGSRVHKKKMTLPEGVTTIAFDAFSWGDNIDVDERRMLNKVYLPSTLEEVGEDAFNGVSSNLSELYVKSEVPPRVLRMADSKWSKPKNRKIIVFDEEAFQHATLHVPADSYDAYVSDVYWGQFQNIEKVVISTAVSDRDVTASVRSINGTYVIDNTEMKWASLECFNISGIKVYSQSIKTTVVTLPSQKTGIYLVRLYSKRKEIALLKLVY, encoded by the coding sequence ATGAAAAGAGAAGTATTATTAGTGATTATGATGTTTTGTTCGTGGATTGGGTGGTCAGCGAATAAGATCGTACGAGTAACATCAGGTGAGTGGGAGTATCATTTGGTGGAAATTGATGGCGTTGAAGGTGCTAGTCTAGACCTCTATAAAGGTACGGATGTTGAACTTGAGATCCCGGAAGATATCGATGGACATCATGTGATATCATTGTGTCATGATGGAAATGTCTTGGCTGGATTATTTGATCAAAACTACAAAAGTGTAAATAATAATATTGAAAAGGTCTCTACTTTGAATGCGCCTTATTTGAAAGAGATTGGACCCAGTGCGTTTCAATTCTGCAAGCATGCTCGATTTGAAGTATATATGAATGATAAGATTGAATATTTTGGTAAAAAAGCTTTTTCAGGTAGTTCTATTAGTGAAATAGACTTTCCAAGTAGTTTGAAAAAACTGGGGGATATGTGCTTTGAATCATGTGATAAGTTAGAGTATCTAGAGAGTGATTTACCTGAGGAAGTGACTGTAATTCCATTTTGTTGTTTTAGTGGTTGTTCTAGATTTAATGCACGTATTGAATGGATTATTCATTCTCGAATAGAGGCTATTGGGCAGAGTGCCTTTTCAAATTGTTCCAAACTAATAGGTGTTCTATCGATTCCATTAAGTTGTAAAACTATTGGTGATTATGCCTTTTCGAATTGTTCGAAGATAACTGGAGGATTAGATTTGCGTCATGTTACCGATTTAGGTGGTGGTGCATTTTCGATGTGTGAAAGTTTGAATGGTCAGTTACAGTTGCCATTGAATATTACAACGATAGGGGAAAGAACTTTTTTAAATTGTAGTCTCCTTACAGGAGATTTAATACTGAAGGATGAGGTTTTATCTGTTGGTTATAAGGCGTTCAAAGGTTGTCGAAGTTTAGGTCCAAAATTGCAATTGTCTGCTAGCTTGAAGAAAATTGAGGGAAATAGTTTCTTCGGGTGTTTGGGATTTAAGGGAGATTTGTCGATACCTGAAGGTGTTGATGAAATTAAGTTTGGTGCATTTAATTCATGTAGTGGCTTTGATGGTACTTTAACTATCCCATCCACTGTGAAAATAATTGGTAACTCAGGTTTTTATCGTTGTAGTGGACTTCTTTCAGTTGAGATTAAAGGATCATCCCTTGAATCGGTTGGAGATTATGCTTTTAGTGATTGTAAAAAGATCGTTAAAGGAGTGGACTTACCTTCTTCCTTAATTAACATTGGAATGGCTGCTTTTAGTGGTAGTCGAGTTCATAAGAAAAAAATGACACTACCTGAAGGGGTGACAACGATTGCTTTTGATGCTTTTTCTTGGGGGGATAATATTGATGTTGATGAGAGACGAATGTTGAATAAAGTTTATCTTCCTTCAACTCTTGAGGAAGTAGGAGAAGATGCTTTTAATGGCGTGAGTTCTAATTTGAGTGAGTTATATGTTAAAAGTGAAGTCCCACCTCGTGTCTTGCGTATGGCAGATTCAAAGTGGTCTAAGCCTAAAAATCGTAAGATTATTGTATTTGATGAAGAAGCTTTTCAGCATGCAACACTGCATGTTCCTGCAGATAGTTATGATGCTTATGTTTCGGATGTTTATTGGGGACAGTTTCAAAATATTGAGAAGGTTGTTATTTCAACGGCAGTTTCAGATCGTGATGTGACAGCTTCAGTTCGTTCGATAAATGGTACTTATGTGATTGATAACACTGAAATGAAATGGGCAAGTTTAGAGTGTTTTAATATTTCAGGGATAAAGGTTTATTCTCAGAGTATAAAGACGACAGTAGTTACTCTACCATCTCAAAAAACTGGGATCTATTTGGTTCGTCTCTATTCGAAGCGTAAAGAGATTGCTTTATTAAAATTAGTCTATTGA
- a CDS encoding inclusion body family protein: MKTVEVLIVVDVVGATSSGNLSDNLYMIDTNKYLGSYGEGTHELSTKCHDDQKIIWRVASISPDNDVNITEFTGQIITERICVPKKNDLGDEEYWEGIVETRGDKGNYQYACTLRIDGKLMSFDPFLDVI; the protein is encoded by the coding sequence ATGAAAACTGTTGAAGTACTTATTGTAGTGGATGTTGTTGGAGCAACTTCAAGTGGAAACTTGTCAGACAACCTATACATGATCGATACAAACAAGTATCTAGGATCGTATGGAGAAGGAACACATGAATTGAGCACAAAATGTCATGATGACCAAAAGATCATTTGGAGAGTAGCCTCAATTAGTCCAGACAATGATGTCAACATTACTGAATTCACAGGACAAATCATTACAGAAAGAATCTGTGTCCCTAAAAAGAATGATCTCGGAGATGAAGAATATTGGGAAGGAATTGTTGAAACTCGTGGAGACAAAGGAAATTACCAATACGCTTGTACTTTAAGAATTGATGGAAAACTTATGTCATTCGACCCGTTCCTTGATGTCATCTAA